One stretch of Mycteria americana isolate JAX WOST 10 ecotype Jacksonville Zoo and Gardens chromosome 16, USCA_MyAme_1.0, whole genome shotgun sequence DNA includes these proteins:
- the LOC142417871 gene encoding myosin heavy chain, skeletal muscle, adult-like, with amino-acid sequence MAMMTHLHEPAVLYNLKERYAAWMIYTYSGLFCVTVNPYKWLPVYNPEVVLAYRGKKRQEAPPHIFSISDNAYQFMLTDRENQSILITGESGAGKTVNTKRVIQYFATIAASGEKKKEEQSGKMQGTLEDQIISANPLLEAFGNAKTVRNDNSSRFGKFIRIHFGATGKLASADIETYLLEKSRVTFQLKAERSYHIFYQITSNKKPELIDMLLITTNPYDFHFVSQGEVTVPSIDDQEELMATDSAIDILGFTADEKTAIYKLTGAVMHYGNLKFKQKQREEQAEPDGTEVADKAAYLMGLNSADLLKALCYPRVKVGNEFVTKGQTVEQVHNAVGALAKAVYERMFLWMVVRINQQLDTKQPRQYFIGVLDIAGFEIFDFNSFEQLCINFTNEKLQQFFNHHMFVLEQEEYKKEGIEWTFIDFGMDLAACIELIEKPMGIFSILEEECMFPKATDTSFKNKLYDQHLGKSSNFQKPKPVKGKAEAHFSLIHYAGTVDYNITGWLEKNKDPLNETVIGLYQKASVKTLALLFANYGGADAEGGGKKGGKKKGSSFQTVSALFRENLNKLMTNLRSTHPHFVRCIIPNETKTPGAMEHELVLHQLRCNGVLEGIRICRKGFPSRVLYADFKQRYRVLNASAIPEGQFMDSKKASEKLLGSIDVDHTQYRFGHTKVFFKAGLIGLLEEMRDEKLAAIMTMTQARCRGFLMRVEYRRMVERRDAIFCIQYNVRAFMNVKHWPWMKLFFKIKPLLKSAESEKEMANMKQEFEKTKEELAKSEAKRKELEEKMVTLLQEKNDLQLQVQAEADSLADAEERCDQLIKTKIQLEAKIKEVTERAEDEEEINAELTAKKRKLEDECSELKKDIDDLELTLAKVEKEKHATENKVKNLTEEMAALDETIAKLTKEKKALQEAHQQTLDDLQVEEDKVNTLTKAKTKLEQQVDDLEGSLEQEKKLRMDLERAKRKLEGDLKLAHDSIMDLENDKQQLDEKLKKKDFEINQIQSKIEDEQALGIQLQKKIKELQARIEELEEEIEAERTSRAKAEKHRADLSRELEEISERLEEAGGATAAQIEMNKKREAEFQKMRRDLEEATLQHEATAAALRKKHADSTAELGEQIDNLQRVKQKLEKEKSELKMEIDDLASNMESVSKAKANLEKMCRTLEDQLSEIKTKEEQNQRMINDLNTQRARLQTESGEYSRQVEEKDALISQLSRGKQGFTQQIEELKRHLEEEIKAKNALAHALQSARHDCDLLREQYDEEQEAKGELQRALSKANSEVAQWRTKYETDAIQRTEELEEAKKKLAQRLQEAEEHVEAVNAKCASLEKTKQRLQNEVEDLMIEVERSNAACAALDKKQRNFDKILAEWKQKYEETQAELEASQKESRSLSTELFKMKNAYEESLDHLETLKRENKNLQEEISDLTEQIAEGGKAIHELEKIKKQIEQEKYEIQASLEEAEASLEHEEGKILRLQLELNQVKSEIDRKIAEKDEEIDQMKRNHLRIVESMQSSLDAEIRSRNEALRLKKKMEGDLNEMEIQLSHANRVAAEAQKNLRNTQAVLKDTQIHLDDALRTQEDLKEQVAMVERRANLLQAEVEELRAALEQTERSRKVAEQELLDATERVQLLHTQNTSLINTKKKLETDIIQIQGEMEETIQEARNAEEKAKKAITDAAMMAEELKKEQDTSAHLERMKKNLDQTVKDLQHRLDEAEQLALKGGKKQIQKLEARVRELEGEVDAEQKRSAEAVKGVRKYERRVKELTYQSEEDRKNILRLQDLVDKLQMKVKSYKRQAEEAEELSNVNLSKFRKIQHELEEAEERADIAESQVNKLRAKSREFHGKKIEEEE; translated from the exons ATGGCCATGATGACCCACCTCCACGAACCCGCTGTGCTGTACAACCTCAAAGAGCGTTATGCAGCCTGGATGATCTAC ACCTACTCGGGTCTCTTCTGCGTCACTGTCAACCCCTACAAGTGGCTGCCGGTGTACAACCCGGAGGTGGTGTTGGCCTACCGAGGCAAGAAGCGCCAGGAGGCCCCTCCACacatcttctccatctctgacAATGCCTATCAGTTCATGCTGACTG ATCGTGAGAACCAGTCGATCCTGATCAC AGGAGAATCCGGTGCAGGGAAGACTGTGAACACAAAGCGTGTCATCCAGTACTTTGCAACAATTGCAGCGAGtggagagaagaagaaggaggagcaGTCAGGCAAAATGCAG GGAACGCTTGAGGATCAAATCATCAGCGCCAACCCACTGCTGGAGGCCTTTGGAAATGCCAAGACTGTGAGGAATGACAACTCCTCACGCTTT GGCAAATTCATCAGAATCCACTTTGGAGCCACAGGCAAACTGGCTTCTGCTGACATTGAAACTT ATCTGCTGGAGAAGTCCAGAGTCACTTTCCAGCTCAAGGCAGAAAGAAGCTACCACATATTTTATCAGATCACCTCCAACAAGAAGCCAGAGCTAATTG ACATGCTCCTCATTACCACCAACCCTTATGATTTCCACTTTGTGAGTCAAGGTGAAGTGACTGTTCCCAGCATCGATGACCAGGAGGAGCTCATGGCTACAGAT AGTGCCATTGACATCCTGGGCTTCACTGCTGATGAAAAGACAGCCATCTACAAGCTGACAGGGGCTGTCATGCACTACGGGAACCTGAAGTTCAAGCAGAAACAacgagaggagcaggcagagcctgaTGGAACAGAAG ttgcTGACAAGGCTGCCTACCTGATGGGTCTGAACTCAGCTGACCTGCTCAAAGCCCTGTGTTATCCTCGAGTCAAAGTTGGGAATGAATTTGTGACCAAAGGTCAAACTGTGGAGCAG GTGCACAATGCAGTAGGTGCTCTAGCAAAGGCTGTCTATGAGAGGATGTTCTTGTGGATGGTTGTTCGTATCAACCAACAGCTGGATACAAAGCAGCCCAGACAGTACTTCATTGGTGTCCTGGACATTGCTGGCTTTGAGATCTTTGAT TTCAATAGCTTTGAGCAGCTGTGTATCAACTTCACCAATGAGAAACTGCAACAGTTCTTCAACCACCACATGTTTGTGCTGGAGCAGGAAGAGTACAAGAAGGAAGGAATTGAATGGACATTCATTGACTTTGGGATGGACCTGGCTGCTTGCATTGAGCTCATTGAGAAG CCCATGGGCATCTTCTCCATCCTGGAAGAGGAGTGCATGTTCCCCAAGGCAACTGACACCTCTTTCAAGAACAAGCTCTATGACCAGCATCTGGGCAAGTCCAGCAACTTCCAGAAGCCCAAGCCTGTCAAAGGCAAGGCTGAGGCCCACTTCTCCCTGATACACTATGCTGGCACAGTAGACTACAACATCACTGGCTGGCTTGAGAAGAACAAAGACCCCCTGAATGAAACTGTCATTGGGTTGTACCAGAAAGCATCTGTGAAGACACTGGCCTTACTCTTTGCCAACTATGGTGGAGCAGATGCAG AGGGTGGTGGCAAAAAGGGTGGCAAGAAGAAGGGTTCTTCTTTCCAGACTGTCTCAGCTCTTTTCCGG GAGAATTTAAACAAGCTGATGACAAATCTACGCAGCACTCACCCCCATTTTGTACGATGCATCatcccaaatgaaacaaaaacacctG GTGCCATGGAGCATGAGCTGGTGCTGCATCAGCTGCGCTGCAATGGTGTGCTGGAAGGGATCAGAATTTGCAGGAAAGGATTCCCCAGCAGAGTCCTGTATGCTGACTTCAAACAAAG ATACAGAGTGCTTAATGCAAGTGCTATTCCAGAAGGTCAGTTCATGGACAGCAAGAAGGCTTCAGAGAAGCTTCTTGGGTCCATTGATGTGGACCACACCCAGTACAGATTTGGTCACACCAAG GTGTTCTTCAAAGCTGGACTGATAGGTCTTCTGGAGGAGATGAGAGATGAGAAACTAGCAGCCATTATGACCATGACACAAGCCAGGTGCAGGGGCTTCCTGATGAGAGTGGAGTATCGGAGAATGGTGGAGAGGAG gGATGCCATTTTCTGTATCCAGTACAATGTTCGTGCATTCATGAACGTCAAGCACTGGCCCTGGATGAAGCTGTTCTTCAAGATCAAGCCCTTGCTGAAGAGTGCAGAATCTGAGAAGGAGATGGCCAACATGAAACAAGAGTTTGAGAAAACCAAGGAAGAGCTtgcaaagtctgaggcaaagaggaaagagctggaggagaaaatggtgaccttactgcaggagaaaaatgacCTGCAGCTCCAAGTACAGGCA GAAGCAGATAGCTTGGCTGATGCTGAGGAAAGATGTGACCAGCtcatcaaaaccaaaatccagctGGAAGCCAAAATTAAGGAGGTGACTGAAAgggctgaggatgaggaggaaattAATGCCGAGCTGACAGCCAAGAAGAGAAAACTGGAGGATGAAtgttcagagctgaagaaagataTTGATGACCTTGAGTTAACGTTGGCCAaagtggagaaggaaaagcatgcCACAGAAAACAAG GTGAAAAACCTCACAGAGGAGATGGCAGCCCTGGACGAGACCATTGCCAAGctgacaaaagagaagaaagccctCCAAGAGGCCCATCAGCAGACGCTGGATGACCTGCAGGTAGAAGAGGACAAAGTCAATACTCTGACCAAAGCTAAAaccaagctggagcagcaagtggaCGAT CTGGAAGGGTCCCTGGAGCAAGAGAAGAAGCTGCGCATGGACCTTGAGAGAGCTAAGCGGAAACTCGAAGGAGACCTGAAGCTGGCCCATGACAGCATAATGGATTTGGAAAACGAtaagcagcagctggatgagaaactgaagaa GAAAGACTTTGAAATCAACCAGATCCAGAGCAAAATCGAGGATGAGCAAGCCCTGGGCATCCAATTACAGAAGAAGATCAAGGAGCTGCAG GCTCGTATTGAGGAACTGGAGGAGGAAATTGAGGCAGAGCGAACCTCTCgggcaaaagcagagaagcatcGGGCTGACCTCTCGAGGGAGCTAGAGGAGATCAGCGAGCGCCTGGAAGAAGCAGGAGGGGCTACCGCAGCTCAGATTGAGATGAACAAGAAGCGTGAGGCAGAATTCCAGAAGATGCGTCGTGACCTCGAAGAGGCCACACTGCAGCACGAAGCCACGGCTGCCGCCCTGCGGAAGAAGCATGCTGACAGCACAGCCGAGCTTGGGGAGCAGATTGACAACCTGCAACGAgtgaagcagaagctggagaaggagaagagtgaGCTGAAGATGGAGATTGACGACTTGGCCAGTAACATGGAGTCTGTCTCCAAGGCCAAG GCAAATCTGGAGAAGATGTGCCGCACTCTGGAAGACCAGCTGAGTGAGATTAAAACTAAGGAGGAGCAGAATCAGCGCATGATCAATGACCTCAATACTCAAAGAGCTCGTCTGCAGACAGAATCAG GTGAATATTCACGCCAGGTGGAGGAAAAAGATGCTCTGATTTCTCAGCTGTCTAGGGGCAAGCAAGGATTTACCCAACAGATTGAGGAACTCAAGAGGCACctagaggaagaaataaag GCCAAGAACGCCCTGGCCCACGCCTTGCAGTCTGCTCGCCATGACTGTGACTTGCTCCGGGAACAATATGACGAGGAACAGGAAGCCAAGGGGGAGCTGCAGCGTGCCCTGTCCAAGGCCAACAGCGAAGTGGCCCAGTGGAGAACCAAATATGAGACGGATGCTATTCAGCGcacggaggagctggaggaggccaa GAAGAAGCTGGCCCAGCgcctgcaggaggcagaggaacaCGTTGAAGCTGTCAATGCCAAATGTGCTTCcctggaaaagacaaagcagaggctgcagaatgAAGTGGAGGACCTGATGATTGAAGTAGAGCGATCAAATGCTGCCTGCGCAGCTCTGGATAAGAAACAGAGGAACTTTGACAAG ATCCTGGCAGAATGGAAGCAGAAGTATGAGGAAACACAGGCTGAGCTGGAAGCCTCCCAGAAGGAGTCTCGCTCTCTCAGCACGGAGCTGTTTAAGATGAAGAATGCCTATGAGGAGTCCTTGGACCACCTGGAAACGCTGAAGCGTGAGAACAAGAACTTGCAGG AGGAGATTTCCGACCTCACGGAGCAGATTGCCGAGGGAGGAAAGGCGATTCATGAGCTGGAGAAAATCAAGAAGCAGATTGAGCAGGAGAAATATGAAATCCAAGCCTCCCTGGAGGAAGCTGAG GCCTCCTTAGAACATGAAGAGGGGAAGATCCTGCGCCTCCAGCTTGAGCTCAACCAGGTGAAGTCAGAGATTGACAGGAAGATAGCAGAGAAAGATGAGGAGATCGACCAGATGAAGAGAAACCACCTCAGAATTGTGGAGTCCATGCAGAGCAGCCTGGACGCTGAGATCAGGAGCAGGAATGAAGCCCTGCGGCTGAAGAAGAAGATGGAGGGAGACCTGAATGAAATGGAGATCCAGCTGAGCCATGCCAACCGTGTGGCTGCAGAGGCACAAAAGAACCTGAGAAACACACAGGCAGTGCTCAAG GATACCCAGATACACTTGGACGATGCTCTCAGGACACAGGAGGACCTGAAGGAGCAGGTGGCCATGGTGGAGCGCAGAGCAAACCTGCTGCAGGCTGAAGTTGAGGAGCTacgggcagccctggagcagacGGAGCGGTCAAGGAAAGTGGCTGAGCAGGAGCTTCTGGATGCCACTGAACGTGTGCAGCTCCTCCATACCCAG AACACCAGCCTGATCAACACCAAGAAGAAGCTGGAAACAGACATCATACAAATTCAGGGTGAAATGGAGGAGACAATCCAGGAAGCTCGCAATGCTGAAGAGAAGGCCAAGAAGGCCATCACAGAT GCAGCCATGATGGCAGAAGAGTtgaagaaggagcaggacacCAGCGCCCACCTGGAGAGAATGAAGAAGAACCTGGACCAGACGGTGAAGGACCTGCAGCACCGTCTGGATGAAGCCGAGCAGTTGGCACTGAAGGGAGGCAAGAAGCAAATCCAGAAGCTGGAGGCCAGA GTGCGGGAGCTGGAAGGGGAGGTTGATGCTGAGCAGAAGCGCAGCGCTGAAGCCGTGAAGGGTGTGCGCAAGTACGAGAGGAGGGTGAAGGAGCTGACCTACCAG TCTGAGGAAGATCGGAAGAATATTCTCAGGCTGCAGGATCTGGTGGACAAGCTGCAAATGAAGGTGAAATCCTACAAGAGACAAGCTGAGGAGGCT GAGGAGCTGTCCAATGTCAACCTTTCCAAGTTCCGCAAGATCCAGCATGAGCTGGAGGAAGCCGAGGAGCGGGCTGACATTGCAGAGTCGCAGGTCAACAAGCTCCGAGCAAAGAGCCGGGAGTTTCATGGCAAGAAGATAGAAGAGGAAGAGTGA